cccccactggCAGCCCTGCCCGCCATCCTGGCTTGGTGCCTGGCCCCCTGGCACTGGCCCCGGGACCCGCCGCCGTTGGTTTCCTGTTTCTGCCGGTGTCGCTGGAGCAGGCTGCAGCTCCCCCTCCTCCTAGCCTCCTGTCTAGccccttcacacagacacacagactgtGTCACCTTCGGATTTGAGTCTtcagttgggaggctgaggggctGGGCAGGAGGTGGACTCCAGGGTGTCTCCCCGAGCCCCCAACCTGGCATCTTGACCCTAGGCCACtccctgtctcctgtccctaGGGTTTGCCTTCCCAGATTGGGCCTACAAACCGGAGTCATCCCCTGGTTCGAGGCAGATCCAGCTGTGGCACTTTATCCTGGAGCTGCTACGGAAGGAGGAGTACCAGGGCGTCATTGCCTGGCAAGGGGACTACGGGGAATTTGTCATCAAGGACCCTGATGAGGTGGCCCGCCTCTGGGGGGTCCGCAAGTGCAAGCCCCAGATGAACTATGACAAGCTGAGCCGGGCCCTGCGGTGAGGAGGGGCTGTGGGCCCCAGAGGACGTGGCAGGTCCCCATGGTTGGaaacccctggtgcatgaggacAGGGTTTTGGGTTTGATGTCTAGCTCTATAAGATCCTCTAGCTGCGTGAAGTCTGGCCCTGGGCAAGTCCTGGCCCTTGGAGCTCTTGGGTCACACGGAGGTATCCTAGGCAGAGAATGTAGTCACATTGGAGCGTCTAGTGTGGTCCTCACTCTCTGGCTACTTGATTTCTCTTTTATGGCCTTAGGCTCTTGGGTACCCTTTATGAGTGGCACCCAGCCACATGTCATGGTGGAGTGTCTTGTGGAGTGTAGCTTGATGGCCCCATGGTGTTTTGTGCCCACAGCTATTATTATAACAAGCGAATTCTGCACAAGACCAAGGGGAAACGGTTCACCTACAAGTTCAACTTCAACAAACTGGTGCTGGTTAATTACCCTTTCATCGACGTGGGTCTGGCCGGTGAGTGTGGGGGATGCATGGCCTGGAGTGAATGAAGAGGTGGGTCTTCTGTGTCCAGCATGGACCAGAGATCTTGATGCCAAATCTCCCTTCTCTTGCCAGGGGGTGCAGTGCCCCAAAGTGCCCCTCCAGTGCCATCGGGTGGCAGCCATTTCCGCTTCCCTCCCTCAACGCCCTCCGAGGTGCTGTCCCCCACCGAGGATCCCCGATCTCCACCGGCctgctcttcatcttcctcttctctcttctctgctgtggTAGCCCGACGTTTGGGCCGCGGCTCAGTCAGTGACTGTAGTGATGGCACCTCAGAGCTGGAGGAGCCTTTGGGAGAGGACCCCCGGGCACGACCACCTGGCCCTCCAGAGCTGGGTGCCTTCCGAGGGCCCCCCCTGGCCCGCCTCCCGCATGACCCTGGTGTCTTCCGTGTCTACCCCCGGCCCCGGGGTGGCCCCGAACCCCTGAGCCCCTTCCCTGTGTCTCCTTTGGCTGGGCCTggctcccttctcccccctcaGCTCTCCCCGGCTCTGCCTATGACCCCCACCCACCTGGcctacacaccctcacccacgtTGAGTCCTATGTACCCTAGTGGCGGTGGGGGCCCTAGCGGCTCAGGGGGGGGCTCCCACTTCTCCTTCAGCCCCGAGGACATGAAACGGTACCTGCAGGCCCACACCCAAAGCGTCTACAACTACCACCTCAGTCCCCGAGCCTTCCTGCActaccctgggctggtggtgccCCAGCCCCAGCGCCCTGACAAGTGCCCGCTGCCGCCCATGGCACCCGAGACCCCGCCGGTCCCCTCCTCAGCctcgtcttcctcttcctcctcttcatccccaTTCAAGTTTAAGCTGCAGCCGCCCCCGCTCGGACGCCGGCAGCgggcagctggagagaaggctccagCAG
The sequence above is drawn from the Peromyscus leucopus breed LL Stock chromosome 1, UCI_PerLeu_2.1, whole genome shotgun sequence genome and encodes:
- the Erf gene encoding ETS domain-containing transcription factor ERF, with translation MKTPADTGFAFPDWAYKPESSPGSRQIQLWHFILELLRKEEYQGVIAWQGDYGEFVIKDPDEVARLWGVRKCKPQMNYDKLSRALRYYYNKRILHKTKGKRFTYKFNFNKLVLVNYPFIDVGLAGGAVPQSAPPVPSGGSHFRFPPSTPSEVLSPTEDPRSPPACSSSSSSLFSAVVARRLGRGSVSDCSDGTSELEEPLGEDPRARPPGPPELGAFRGPPLARLPHDPGVFRVYPRPRGGPEPLSPFPVSPLAGPGSLLPPQLSPALPMTPTHLAYTPSPTLSPMYPSGGGGPSGSGGGSHFSFSPEDMKRYLQAHTQSVYNYHLSPRAFLHYPGLVVPQPQRPDKCPLPPMAPETPPVPSSASSSSSSSSSPFKFKLQPPPLGRRQRAAGEKAPAGATADKCGGSPGGLAEGAGALAPPPPPPPQIKVEPISEGESEEVEVTDISDEDEEDGEVFKTPRAPPAPPKPEPGEAPGAAQCMPLKLRFKRRWSEDCRLEGGGGLSGGPEDEGEDKKVRGDTGPGEAGGPLTPRRVSSDLQHATAQLSLEHRDS